Within Amycolatopsis sp. cg5, the genomic segment TTGCTCACCGACCGCACACCGGGCGGGCGCTGTGTCTCAAGATTCTTTATGAAAACCCTTAGCACGTAAGCAAGTTCCCGGTAAGAGACATCGGTTTGCTTGTGAACGTGCAGCTCCAGAACTAGCTTTCGGGGTTCGCGCACAGCTGCCCCCTCTAATACTGCACCGCGAGAGCGCGGGCCTCGTAGCGGGCGCTGTTAGCGATAGCGCGTAGCTGGGTGTACTGCTCGTGATCGCTCAGACCCGCGAGCAAGTCGTAGACCTCTCCCTTGTGCACCAAATAGTTGGCTCGCTGGCGCGGTGGAGCATCTGCCTGCGGGATCTCGGTAAGAAGGCTCTGGATCGCTTCGATAGCTGAGCGGGCGATAGTCACAGACACGGGAATTCCTTCCACTATGGACAGTGCGTGGTTTGCTCTGTCGCTGCCTCTAGTAGACGGAACCCAGGTACGCCAACGCAGCCGCCGACGGTGTGGATCATCGACGACCACTGTGGACAGAATGATCAGAGGGGACTTGGTGCACAGTGTGCACACTGTGCACCAAGAAAATTCCTTTTGGCGTCCGGTGGGGTTGGTGCTTGGTTAGCTGTCGCGGTGTCGGTCGCGGCGCAGACGGGCGAGGCACGTACTCAAACTTTCGCCGATCCGCGCGGCATGATCGATCAACGCATCGAGTCCGGCTTCCGCCTCGGCGACCACGCGACGGGTGGTGTCGCGGTCACGGGCGGGATGTTGTGACACCACAACGCTTCCGCGACCCGGCGCGGTGTAGGCGTAACCGTCGCGACGCAATACCGCCACGGCTTTTCGAGCTGTGGCAATAGAAACACCGTAGGTGCGGCGAATCTCGACATACGAGGGCAGCTGCGCGCCAACGGGCAGCGCGCCCGAGATGATCCGGGCGCGCAGGTCGTCACTGATACGGACGTACCACGGGCGCAAGTCCACTTCAGTCATGAGCGACCCCCTTCTTCGGCTTTGATCTGTTCGAGGGTGTCGCCGATGTGCGTCAGGTGAAAACCAAGCTCGCTGAGCTTGTCGCGTAGACGCCGCTGCACAGCGTCCTCAGTCGAGCGCTGTACTGGTACACGTGCGCTATCACCGCTGCTACCGTCCACTACACGACACCTCACGCGAAGTTTTGTTGCCTACCAACAGGAAATCGGCACCGTTGCCGCTAAGAACCTCTCCCGTGTTGATCACGGGACGGTTATCCAGCATGACGGGCCGCCGCGTTACGCGGATCCGAAATCGTTTCGCGTTCACCGGAGTGGGTGAGCGTTAGTGCGCTGTGCGTCACTAGTGGCTACACCCTTGCGCCGTTACCGTGTCTTGGGTGGTCGGTGCGGGCAGGTGTCGAAGGTGACCACGGAAGGTGTCGCC encodes:
- a CDS encoding GntR family transcriptional regulator, whose amino-acid sequence is MTEVDLRPWYVRISDDLRARIISGALPVGAQLPSYVEIRRTYGVSIATARKAVAVLRRDGYAYTAPGRGSVVVSQHPARDRDTTRRVVAEAEAGLDALIDHAARIGESLSTCLARLRRDRHRDS